From Salinicoccus roseus, the proteins below share one genomic window:
- a CDS encoding LacI family DNA-binding transcriptional regulator has protein sequence MVRIKDIADRAKVSSSTVSRVLNQDETLSVADETRMRIIQIAKEMDYKTVQTRRSKQSQKGDTPRIGIMLCQSLDEELDDPYFLSIRHGIENKCNELGLFNSELFRYHHFNPDKMNREEMDALIIVGKVDDEEIARLNIDESKIVYIDYSPDVMKYDSVVVELTKATDLLLDHLFGLGYQQIGYIGGVQEKHSKEGNIAFVDDRQTTFENRMKQAGLYDEEYVYIGKFTMTEGYRLMKMALEKGKLPEAFIVASDPMAIGALSALQESDLKVPGDVAIVSIDDVEMAKFASTPLTTIQLPAEEMGKIAVKLLLDRFEGREIPLKITVPSKLIIRDSCGSRIRSKQMG, from the coding sequence ATGGTAAGGATAAAAGATATTGCTGACCGAGCAAAAGTTTCCTCGTCCACTGTATCAAGAGTTTTAAATCAAGATGAAACTTTGTCTGTGGCAGATGAGACGCGAATGAGAATTATACAAATTGCTAAGGAAATGGATTATAAAACTGTACAAACACGTCGCAGCAAGCAATCCCAAAAAGGTGATACACCTAGAATTGGAATTATGCTTTGTCAGTCATTAGATGAAGAGTTAGATGACCCTTATTTTCTTTCTATAAGACACGGGATTGAAAACAAATGTAATGAACTAGGATTATTTAATAGTGAATTATTCAGATATCATCATTTCAATCCAGACAAGATGAATAGGGAAGAAATGGATGCGCTTATTATAGTTGGTAAGGTAGATGATGAAGAAATTGCTCGTTTGAATATTGATGAGAGCAAAATTGTTTATATTGATTATAGTCCGGACGTAATGAAATACGATTCTGTTGTTGTTGAATTGACAAAAGCGACTGACCTATTATTGGATCATTTATTTGGTCTTGGTTATCAGCAAATAGGTTATATAGGTGGAGTACAAGAGAAGCATTCGAAAGAAGGAAACATTGCATTTGTAGATGATCGGCAAACTACTTTCGAAAATCGAATGAAGCAAGCTGGGCTATATGATGAAGAATATGTCTATATCGGTAAATTTACCATGACGGAAGGTTATAGATTAATGAAAATGGCTTTAGAAAAGGGAAAGCTTCCAGAGGCATTCATTGTTGCCAGTGACCCAATGGCCATCGGTGCTCTGAGTGCATTACAAGAAAGTGACCTGAAAGTTCCTGGAGATGTTGCCATTGTAAGTATTGACGATGTCGAAATGGCAAAGTTTGCAAGTACTCCATTAACTACTATCCAACTTCCTGCAGAAGAAATGGGAAAAATAGCGGTGAAATTACTGTTAGACCGTTTTGAGGGAAGGGAAATCCCTTTGAAAATCACTGTTCCAAGTAAATTAATCATTCGAGATAGTTGTGGGAGTCGTATAAGAAGTAAGCAAATGGGATAA
- a CDS encoding LacI family DNA-binding transcriptional regulator, translating into MATVKDIAKNANVSTSAISRVLNGDSSLSVTEETRNRINTIAQELKYEPVRKSRIAA; encoded by the coding sequence ATGGCGACGGTTAAAGATATAGCAAAAAATGCTAATGTATCAACTTCTGCGATTTCAAGAGTATTGAATGGTGATAGTTCACTATCAGTTACTGAGGAAACCCGTAACCGTATTAACACAATAGCTCAGGAATTAAAGTATGAGCCGGTGCGAAAAAGCCGCATAGCCGCATAG
- a CDS encoding ABC transporter substrate-binding protein, whose translation MTKITKKLLCIAMSTILLAGCTGSSSANGKITLEFFSVKSENIGIYQELIKEFEAKHPNIHVDLEQPPEAETVLRMKLTKNDTPDIIAFNGNPTYGEIAEVGVLHDFSGSDLVDKVQPKYFDMLDRLVGPERDGVYGLPYATNADVVVYNKQKFQELGLEIPKTWDEFINCLEIAKKAGETPIEFTLLEPWTTLPVWNTLAANLVPENFGELKDAGKTSFAETHQEVADKMLTLLQYGHRDNFGIDYNGGNRAFASGEGVFYLQINSSVPEIKRINPDIELGTFPLPVTNDPTETKLVSGVDVALSISKDTKHKKEALQFIEFLMKKENSQKYLEDQKTFSAIKGVTQDNSTYDGIRGYFEKGKLVSFQDHYYPTGLGPENNIQSFLIDQDKEAFLQKLDKEWEKVQNR comes from the coding sequence ATGACAAAGATAACAAAAAAATTATTATGCATTGCCATGAGCACCATTTTACTTGCCGGGTGTACGGGAAGCAGTTCAGCTAATGGCAAAATAACTTTAGAATTTTTCTCGGTTAAATCAGAAAATATTGGTATTTATCAAGAGTTGATCAAGGAGTTCGAAGCAAAGCACCCCAATATTCATGTTGATTTAGAGCAGCCACCAGAAGCGGAAACAGTATTGAGAATGAAATTAACCAAAAATGATACACCGGATATTATCGCTTTTAATGGGAACCCAACCTATGGAGAGATAGCGGAAGTCGGGGTCTTGCACGACTTTTCGGGTTCGGATCTGGTAGATAAGGTTCAGCCAAAATACTTTGATATGCTTGACCGTTTGGTAGGTCCGGAGCGCGATGGTGTGTATGGGTTGCCATATGCGACAAATGCCGATGTCGTTGTTTACAATAAGCAAAAATTCCAAGAGTTAGGCCTGGAAATACCAAAAACATGGGATGAATTTATCAATTGCTTGGAAATAGCAAAGAAGGCGGGAGAAACGCCAATTGAATTTACACTGTTGGAACCTTGGACAACCTTGCCGGTGTGGAATACGCTCGCAGCTAACCTTGTACCAGAAAATTTTGGTGAACTAAAGGATGCTGGAAAGACATCGTTTGCAGAAACTCATCAGGAAGTTGCAGACAAAATGTTAACATTACTTCAATATGGCCATAGAGATAATTTTGGTATTGATTATAATGGTGGAAATCGTGCCTTTGCATCTGGAGAGGGGGTTTTCTATTTACAAATAAACTCGAGCGTTCCTGAGATCAAAAGGATCAATCCGGATATCGAACTGGGAACTTTCCCATTACCTGTCACCAATGATCCGACAGAAACAAAATTAGTTTCCGGAGTGGACGTGGCGTTAAGTATTAGTAAGGATACCAAACATAAAAAAGAAGCGTTGCAGTTTATTGAATTTTTGATGAAAAAGGAAAACTCCCAGAAGTATTTAGAGGATCAAAAAACATTTTCAGCGATTAAAGGTGTTACACAAGATAACTCGACCTATGATGGGATTAGGGGCTATTTTGAAAAAGGAAAATTAGTAAGCTTTCAAGATCATTATTACCCTACAGGCCTAGGACCTGAAAATAACATTCAAAGTTTTTTAATCGATCAAGATAAGGAAGCGTTTTTACAAAAATTAGATAAGGAATGGGAAAAAGTACAGAATCGCTAG
- a CDS encoding galactokinase translates to MDTFNLMEEFKTIYQTTNTPKAFFAPGRINLIGEHTDYNGGHVFPASISSGTYTLAQKREDQKFRFYSMNLAGKGVIECSLSDLDFKEEDSWANYPKGMIQHLIKAGYNITSGADILYYGNIPNSAGLSSSASIELATGVLAEGLYDLEINRVDMVQIGQKVENDYIGVNSGIMDQFAVGMGKENHAILLNCDTLEYHYAPVELTEHIIMIINTNKSRTLADSEYNERRSQCEKALGDLQTELSIDSLGQLTKETFDNNQHLIKDDVDRKRAKHAVYENARTLEALEKLQQGDLQAFGQLMYASHDSLKNDYEVTGLELDTIVDAARKQEGVLGARMTGAGFGGCAIAIVETNKAEAFKKNVNSIYRDTIGYDATFYTASIKDGAKEINIEEVLAI, encoded by the coding sequence ATGGACACGTTTAATTTAATGGAAGAATTCAAAACCATCTACCAAACAACAAATACTCCAAAGGCTTTCTTTGCTCCAGGTCGGATTAACTTAATAGGAGAGCATACGGATTACAATGGAGGACATGTTTTTCCCGCATCCATTTCGAGCGGTACCTATACGCTTGCTCAAAAAAGAGAAGACCAAAAATTTCGCTTTTACTCGATGAATCTAGCAGGCAAAGGAGTAATCGAGTGCAGCCTTTCTGATCTGGACTTCAAGGAAGAAGATAGCTGGGCAAATTATCCAAAAGGGATGATACAACACCTGATAAAAGCGGGTTATAATATTACTTCAGGTGCAGATATCCTTTATTATGGAAACATCCCGAATAGTGCTGGCCTGTCATCATCTGCATCGATTGAGTTAGCTACAGGTGTATTGGCAGAAGGTCTATATGATTTAGAGATTAATAGAGTTGATATGGTGCAAATTGGCCAAAAAGTGGAAAACGACTATATTGGTGTAAACAGTGGAATCATGGATCAGTTTGCAGTTGGTATGGGGAAAGAAAACCATGCGATTTTGTTGAATTGTGATACGTTGGAATATCACTATGCGCCAGTGGAATTAACAGAACATATCATCATGATTATTAACACGAACAAAAGCAGAACATTGGCAGACTCTGAATATAATGAGCGGCGTTCCCAGTGTGAGAAGGCTTTGGGAGATTTACAAACCGAACTTTCGATTGATAGTCTCGGTCAATTAACAAAAGAAACATTCGATAATAATCAGCATCTAATCAAAGATGACGTCGACAGAAAACGTGCGAAACATGCCGTTTATGAGAATGCCAGAACTTTGGAAGCTTTAGAAAAGCTACAACAAGGAGATCTTCAGGCATTTGGTCAGTTGATGTATGCCTCCCATGATTCACTTAAAAATGATTATGAAGTAACAGGACTGGAATTAGACACAATCGTTGATGCTGCAAGGAAGCAAGAGGGAGTTCTTGGTGCACGCATGACAGGTGCCGGCTTCGGTGGTTGTGCCATTGCCATCGTGGAAACAAACAAGGCAGAGGCGTTC
- a CDS encoding GH36 C-terminal domain-containing protein — protein MTEQEKAQVNQQVAFYKENRSLIFNGQFYRIDSSFNKEGNVTIWMVVSEDQQEALVGRYQVLSLLNTGLKRVLLKGLNSDYEYGIEGLESIFFGDELMHAGLQIGLFPIEERSADFSSQIFKLSRKNR, from the coding sequence ATGACCGAACAAGAAAAAGCTCAAGTGAATCAGCAGGTTGCTTTCTATAAAGAAAACAGAAGCCTGATTTTTAATGGACAATTTTATCGAATCGACAGCTCGTTTAATAAAGAGGGAAATGTGACAATTTGGATGGTTGTTTCAGAAGACCAACAAGAAGCTTTAGTAGGTCGTTACCAGGTACTGTCATTACTTAATACTGGATTAAAACGGGTGCTGCTAAAAGGGTTGAATTCAGATTATGAATATGGAATAGAAGGATTGGAAAGTATTTTTTTTGGTGATGAATTAATGCATGCGGGATTGCAAATAGGTCTCTTTCCAATTGAAGAACGATCGGCTGATTTTTCATCGCAAATATTTAAGCTGTCTCGAAAGAATAGGTGA
- a CDS encoding carbohydrate ABC transporter permease produces the protein MAKINKTYLLMIIPALVVFFSFHTLPLLQGIFYSLTDYRGYGTWDFVGFKNYFNVFQDGRALNAYGFTFKFAIVSTIIVNIISILIAMGLNAKIKFRKSLRAIYFLPYILSLLIIGYIFKFMFTHLLPQLGRTLDWDFLSTNILGNPDLAWVGVVIVAVWQAAAFNTLLYLAGLATVDEQIYEAANIDGAGSWTKFWKITFPMIAPFFTINMVVAMKNFLMVFDQIVALTNGGPGHVTESISLLIFSSGFGGEFAYQSANAVIFFIVVVAISIFQLRLLERREEQ, from the coding sequence ATGGCGAAGATAAATAAAACGTATCTACTAATGATTATTCCTGCGTTAGTTGTATTTTTTTCCTTTCATACACTTCCACTCCTGCAGGGAATATTTTATAGTCTCACCGATTATCGAGGATATGGTACGTGGGATTTCGTAGGATTTAAAAACTATTTTAACGTGTTTCAGGATGGGCGTGCACTAAATGCGTATGGATTTACCTTTAAGTTTGCTATCGTGTCAACGATCATCGTAAACATCATTAGTATACTAATTGCCATGGGGCTGAACGCCAAAATCAAATTTCGCAAATCATTACGAGCCATTTATTTCTTGCCGTATATTTTAAGTCTGTTAATCATCGGCTATATCTTTAAATTTATGTTTACGCATCTTTTACCACAACTCGGACGAACACTCGACTGGGATTTCCTTTCTACGAATATTTTGGGCAATCCGGATTTGGCTTGGGTTGGAGTGGTTATCGTTGCGGTGTGGCAGGCGGCAGCGTTTAATACATTACTATATTTGGCTGGACTTGCAACCGTTGATGAACAAATTTATGAAGCGGCAAATATTGATGGGGCTGGATCATGGACTAAGTTTTGGAAAATAACGTTTCCGATGATTGCTCCATTTTTCACCATCAATATGGTAGTTGCGATGAAAAACTTTCTCATGGTCTTCGATCAAATTGTCGCATTGACAAATGGGGGACCAGGTCATGTAACCGAATCGATTTCACTATTGATTTTCAGCAGTGGTTTTGGTGGAGAATTTGCCTATCAATCGGCAAATGCGGTGATATTCTTTATTGTAGTTGTCGCTATTTCCATATTCCAACTTCGTCTTCTTGAACGAAGGGAGGAGCAGTAA
- a CDS encoding response regulator, giving the protein MDRSFRLLIDCQFENSLPQSKVMDGLEVCRTIQLDDRRVPILMLTGRGESYDIIHGLDIGADDYVVKPFDPNELIARMKSVLRRSVHAAGVEEIIEMANMTIIPDEHRLVINGVELFMPPREMALLHFFVTWPDQVLSRQQLLVVKKMAGRITGADRKFATELLEEVGLGDKLKKYPSQLSGGERQRTAIARAFINDPNIILVDEPTASLDSSRAFGIVELISEGAKKWNKAAVMVTHDERMLKYCDRVYEISDGVLKEMEQTV; this is encoded by the coding sequence ATGGACAGATCATTTCGATTGCTCATCGACTGCCAGTTTGAGAATTCCTTGCCACAGTCGAAGGTGATGGATGGATTGGAAGTGTGCCGGACGATCCAGCTGGATGACCGGAGGGTGCCGATCCTCATGCTGACGGGCAGGGGGGAGAGCTACGACATCATCCATGGCCTCGACATCGGGGCGGATGACTATGTCGTGAAGCCGTTTGATCCGAACGAACTGATTGCACGGATGAAATCGGTCCTTAGGCGGTCCGTCCATGCGGCCGGAGTGGAGGAAATCATCGAGATGGCAAACATGACCATCATACCGGATGAACACAGGCTGGTGATCAATGGCGTGGAACTCTTCATGCCGCCGCGTGAAATGGCGCTGCTGCATTTTTTCGTCACCTGGCCGGACCAGGTCCTATCGAGGCAGCAGCTGCTGGTGGTGAAGAAGATGGCAGGGCGCATCACCGGGGCCGACAGGAAGTTCGCAACAGAGCTTCTGGAAGAGGTAGGATTGGGCGATAAGCTCAAGAAATACCCATCACAGCTTTCCGGTGGGGAACGCCAGCGTACCGCAATCGCGCGTGCTTTCATCAATGACCCGAACATCATACTGGTGGATGAGCCGACGGCAAGTCTCGACAGCAGCCGTGCCTTCGGGATCGTCGAACTGATTTCAGAAGGGGCAAAGAAGTGGAACAAGGCTGCAGTCATGGTCACCCATGATGAACGCATGCTGAAGTATTGTGACCGCGTCTATGAGATTTCCGATGGTGTACTTAAAGAGATGGAACAGACAGTATAA
- a CDS encoding alpha-galactosidase: protein MPIFYSNESKEFHLQGKNVSYILNILRNSQLGHLYYGKKLRHRDSFNHLYREEYRDNSTNVFEGDQTFSLDTLKQEFPAYGTTDFREPVYQILQENGSRITNFEYQEHKIYKGKPSLEGLPATYVEDENEATTLEITLYDEVIDAELVLLYTVYEDLNVITRSAKFHNNGKEKLNLTRALSANVDFFDNDFEMVHLSGSWSRERHVKTRKLEQGIQSISSARGTSSAHQNPFIAVKRPDANEYQGEVYGFSLVYSGNFLAQVEVDHYDVTRVQMGINPFDFNWLLERGGTFQTPEAVMVYSDEGLNGMSQTYHKLYRTRLARGTWRDKPRPILTNNWEGTYFDFDEEKILSLAKDSKKLGIELFVLDDGWFGKRDDDTTSLGDWFVDTRKLPNGITGLANKIIELGLEFGLWFEPEMISKVSELYEKHPDWLIQVPNRRLSHGRNQFILDFSKKEVVDYIYEMMAKTLHDAPISYVKWDMNRYMTEIGSNQLPAERQSEVAHRYILGVYDLYERLTTEFPEILFESCASGGSRFDPGMLYYAPQAWTSDDTDAIERLKIQYGTSFVYPLSSIGAHVSAIPNHQVGRMTSLDTRGNVAYFGDFGYELDVTTMTEDEKEIVKAQVAFYKENRELIQKGTFYRMQSPFEGNVTSWMVVSDDQSEAFVGRYQVLGVPNPGHSRLLLAGLKEDYEYEVEGVEGTYYGDELMHAGIHLNPAFGDYTSQVFKLRKI, encoded by the coding sequence ATGCCAATTTTTTATAGCAATGAAAGTAAAGAATTTCACTTACAAGGAAAGAATGTAAGTTATATCCTTAATATACTCAGAAATAGCCAATTAGGCCATCTGTATTACGGAAAGAAATTAAGGCATAGAGACTCATTCAATCACTTATATAGGGAAGAATATAGAGATAATAGTACGAATGTATTTGAAGGAGATCAGACTTTCTCTTTAGATACTTTAAAGCAAGAATTTCCTGCTTATGGCACAACCGACTTCCGCGAACCAGTGTACCAAATACTGCAAGAGAATGGTAGCCGTATTACGAACTTTGAATACCAAGAGCATAAAATTTACAAAGGGAAGCCCAGCTTAGAAGGGCTCCCTGCTACTTATGTAGAAGATGAAAATGAAGCAACAACATTGGAGATCACATTATATGATGAAGTAATCGATGCAGAACTTGTACTGTTATATACAGTCTACGAAGATTTAAATGTTATTACACGTTCTGCTAAGTTTCATAATAATGGAAAAGAAAAACTGAACTTAACAAGAGCTTTAAGTGCTAATGTCGATTTCTTCGATAATGATTTTGAAATGGTTCATTTATCCGGGTCATGGTCAAGAGAAAGACATGTAAAAACCAGGAAATTAGAACAAGGCATCCAAAGTATATCAAGTGCTAGAGGTACAAGCAGCGCACATCAAAATCCATTTATTGCAGTCAAACGGCCGGATGCCAACGAATACCAAGGAGAAGTTTATGGCTTCAGTCTTGTATATAGTGGTAATTTCTTGGCACAAGTTGAAGTGGATCATTACGATGTTACTCGTGTACAGATGGGGATTAATCCTTTTGATTTCAATTGGTTACTAGAAAGAGGCGGAACTTTCCAAACACCAGAAGCAGTCATGGTATATTCTGATGAAGGTTTAAATGGGATGAGTCAGACTTATCATAAGTTATATCGTACTAGATTAGCCAGGGGTACGTGGCGTGATAAACCAAGACCAATATTAACGAACAACTGGGAAGGAACCTACTTTGATTTTGATGAAGAGAAAATTCTTTCTCTTGCAAAGGATTCCAAAAAGCTAGGTATTGAATTATTTGTCCTTGATGATGGCTGGTTCGGAAAGCGAGATGACGATACCACTTCCCTTGGAGACTGGTTCGTTGATACACGAAAACTACCAAACGGAATTACCGGGCTTGCTAATAAAATAATAGAGCTTGGACTCGAATTTGGATTATGGTTTGAGCCGGAAATGATTTCGAAAGTTAGTGAACTATATGAAAAGCATCCAGACTGGTTGATTCAAGTTCCTAATCGTCGTCTGTCCCACGGCAGAAACCAATTCATACTGGATTTCTCCAAAAAAGAAGTTGTTGATTATATCTATGAAATGATGGCAAAAACATTACATGATGCACCAATTTCTTATGTTAAATGGGACATGAACCGTTACATGACTGAAATAGGCTCAAATCAATTGCCGGCAGAAAGACAAAGCGAAGTAGCACACCGTTATATTTTAGGTGTATATGATTTGTACGAAAGATTAACAACAGAATTCCCGGAAATTTTGTTTGAATCCTGTGCAAGTGGTGGAAGCAGATTCGATCCGGGCATGCTTTACTATGCACCACAAGCTTGGACAAGTGATGATACAGATGCAATCGAACGTTTGAAAATCCAATATGGTACATCATTTGTTTACCCACTAAGTTCCATTGGAGCACACGTCTCAGCAATTCCAAACCATCAGGTAGGTCGTATGACTAGTCTTGATACAAGAGGAAATGTCGCTTACTTCGGTGACTTTGGTTATGAATTAGATGTCACCACAATGACTGAAGATGAAAAAGAAATTGTCAAAGCACAAGTTGCATTCTATAAAGAAAATAGAGAGCTAATCCAGAAAGGTACTTTTTATCGAATGCAAAGCCCGTTTGAAGGAAATGTTACAAGTTGGATGGTTGTCTCAGACGATCAATCAGAAGCGTTTGTTGGTCGATACCAGGTTCTAGGCGTACCAAACCCTGGACATAGCCGTCTGTTATTAGCAGGGTTAAAGGAAGACTATGAGTATGAAGTGGAAGGTGTTGAAGGTACGTACTATGGGGATGAATTAATGCATGCTGGTATTCACCTGAATCCTGCATTTGGTGATTACACTTCTCAAGTATTTAAATTAAGAAAAATATAA
- a CDS encoding glycoside hydrolase family 32 protein — protein MNIHKSKVLEATKHVEERSKEYDGGKYNLGYHISTPAWINDPNGLVEYKGEYHVFYQHHPYSESGGPMHWGHVKSKDLVHWERLPIALAPTEKYDKDGCFSGSAIVKDEVLILFYTGFVLEDAEKAISTQVQCMAVSEDGINFTKVDQNPIISKPPAEGSYHFRDPKVWEHNGSWYMIVGTTKEDVGKVVLYTSLDLIDWEYRGVLAKSDDIMGYMWECPDFFHLDGKDILLISPQGIKANGDQFNNLYQTGYISGSYNYEHNKYTRNQDFLELDKGHDFYAAQTFEDTQGRRIIIGWMDMWESKMPTKEEGWAGAHTLPRILTLEENDQVVMNPVPELDLLRNQQIEKLENKQITLESELVTFGQLVELEMTFNFLNTNAKVFGIKLRCSDDGEEDVVIGYNVESNNLFLDRKRAGMPQDSLRQSELTCPNGKLKLHIYLDRSSIEVFANDGLLVMTSRIYLSETSNKMKLFTDQGYVNMMHLESWSLKDIWEEESGLG, from the coding sequence TTGAATATACATAAGAGTAAAGTCCTTGAGGCAACAAAACATGTGGAGGAAAGAAGTAAAGAGTATGATGGAGGAAAATATAATCTAGGCTACCATATTTCGACACCAGCATGGATAAATGATCCGAATGGGCTCGTCGAATATAAGGGAGAATACCATGTATTTTATCAGCATCACCCATACAGTGAAAGTGGAGGACCGATGCATTGGGGGCATGTAAAAAGTAAAGATTTAGTACATTGGGAGCGTCTTCCGATTGCCCTTGCACCAACAGAAAAGTATGACAAGGATGGATGTTTTTCTGGAAGTGCAATTGTAAAAGATGAAGTACTTATATTATTTTACACAGGCTTTGTGCTAGAAGATGCAGAAAAGGCAATTTCAACCCAGGTGCAATGTATGGCGGTTAGTGAGGATGGAATTAATTTCACAAAAGTTGATCAGAATCCCATTATTTCAAAACCTCCTGCAGAGGGGTCTTACCATTTCAGGGATCCGAAAGTATGGGAGCATAATGGGTCTTGGTACATGATTGTTGGCACTACTAAAGAAGATGTAGGAAAAGTTGTTCTGTACACGTCGCTTGATTTGATTGATTGGGAGTATAGGGGCGTATTGGCAAAAAGTGATGATATCATGGGCTATATGTGGGAATGTCCCGACTTTTTCCATTTGGATGGAAAAGATATTTTGCTGATCTCACCACAGGGGATTAAGGCAAATGGGGATCAATTTAATAACCTTTATCAGACAGGTTATATTTCAGGTTCTTATAATTATGAACATAATAAGTATACAAGGAATCAGGATTTTCTTGAATTGGATAAGGGACATGATTTTTACGCCGCCCAGACTTTTGAAGATACCCAAGGTCGGAGAATAATAATTGGCTGGATGGATATGTGGGAATCGAAAATGCCTACTAAAGAAGAGGGGTGGGCCGGGGCGCATACACTGCCTCGTATACTAACACTAGAGGAAAATGATCAGGTAGTCATGAATCCCGTTCCAGAATTGGACTTGTTACGCAACCAACAGATTGAAAAATTGGAAAATAAGCAGATCACTTTGGAGTCAGAGTTAGTTACATTTGGCCAACTGGTCGAACTAGAGATGACATTTAACTTTCTCAATACAAATGCGAAAGTATTTGGGATCAAGCTAAGGTGTTCGGACGATGGAGAAGAGGATGTAGTAATTGGATATAATGTGGAAAGTAATAACCTGTTCCTTGATCGAAAACGGGCTGGTATGCCACAGGACAGTTTAAGACAGAGTGAACTTACTTGTCCAAATGGAAAATTAAAGCTTCACATCTATTTGGACAGATCATCGATTGAAGTATTTGCTAATGATGGCTTACTTGTAATGACTAGTAGAATTTATCTAAGTGAAACAAGCAATAAAATGAAGTTATTTACCGACCAAGGCTATGTAAATATGATGCATTTAGAATCCTGGAGTCTGAAAGATATTTGGGAAGAAGAAAGTGGGTTGGGTTGA
- a CDS encoding DUF624 domain-containing protein, with product MILGLGIFGLFPAAAAMFAIVRKWIILGERDFNVLPMFWEFYRQDFFKLNGFALLFYAFGFFLYFDAAFLFLDSGSFQYLIPRVLLLIIAYLIILLFFFPVFAHYNFKFFQYIKRAFLLAVVPRWRLLV from the coding sequence ATGATTCTTGGGCTTGGTATTTTTGGTCTGTTTCCAGCCGCGGCAGCTATGTTTGCGATTGTTCGTAAATGGATTATATTAGGGGAAAGAGACTTTAATGTACTGCCAATGTTTTGGGAATTTTATCGTCAAGACTTTTTCAAGTTAAATGGGTTTGCCCTTCTTTTTTATGCTTTTGGGTTTTTCCTATATTTTGATGCTGCTTTCTTATTTCTAGATTCAGGTAGCTTTCAATATTTAATCCCGAGAGTTTTATTATTGATTATTGCATATCTCATTATATTACTATTTTTCTTTCCGGTATTCGCTCACTATAATTTTAAGTTTTTCCAATATATTAAACGAGCATTTTTACTTGCCGTTGTTCCCCGTTGGAGATTATTGGTATAG
- a CDS encoding carbohydrate ABC transporter permease, which yields MNKRVNWKITTLLIAGSIFILFPLYLTIVVAFKSPAEMSENVLALPKSWSLDNFLEAIKVTDFFGALGNSIFVTFFTVVLTLIVHSMIAYAIARNLHKKRFKLLYYYIISAMFVPFPVIMLPVVKEASFIGLDNLVGLVLLNLVMQLALNVFIYVGYIKAIPVELEEAAIIDGASTWQVFWKVAFPLMTPIHATVAILTALFAWNDFMLPLVLLSDSSMYTLPLIQHAFQGEFSTNYNLAFASYLMAMLPMIIIYVFAQKWIIGGVMRGSGK from the coding sequence ATGAATAAACGAGTCAATTGGAAAATAACTACTCTTTTAATTGCGGGTTCCATTTTTATTTTGTTTCCGCTCTATTTAACGATTGTCGTAGCCTTTAAGTCTCCAGCAGAAATGTCAGAGAATGTGTTAGCTTTACCTAAATCTTGGAGTTTAGATAACTTCTTAGAAGCGATAAAAGTGACAGACTTCTTTGGAGCCTTGGGCAATAGTATCTTCGTAACCTTTTTTACCGTCGTATTGACGTTGATTGTCCATTCGATGATTGCGTATGCGATTGCTCGTAATTTGCACAAAAAAAGATTTAAACTTCTTTATTATTATATTATTAGTGCTATGTTCGTGCCCTTCCCGGTCATTATGTTACCGGTTGTTAAAGAGGCAAGTTTCATTGGTCTGGATAATTTAGTCGGTCTTGTGCTGCTAAACCTTGTGATGCAGTTGGCACTTAACGTATTTATTTATGTTGGGTATATTAAGGCTATTCCTGTAGAACTGGAAGAAGCTGCGATTATTGATGGAGCAAGTACATGGCAGGTTTTCTGGAAAGTGGCATTTCCATTGATGACGCCAATTCATGCTACTGTTGCCATTCTTACCGCCCTTTTTGCCTGGAACGATTTTATGCTGCCACTTGTGCTCTTAAGTGATTCCAGCATGTATACTTTGCCGCTCATTCAGCATGCATTCCAAGGTGAGTTTAGTACGAATTATAATTTGGCATTCGCTTCCTACTTAATGGCGATGCTGCCAATGATTATTATATACGTATTTGCTCAAAAATGGATTATCGGTGGTGTAATGCGCGGGTCTGGTAAATGA